A window of Pullulanibacillus sp. KACC 23026 genomic DNA:
CATTTAAACCCTATCAATCGGTGATAGCTAAAGTATTTAAGCATCTTAATGACTCGTTAAGTCAGGAACTAGTGTTTTCGCATGGTGATCTGCATCTCGGCAATTACGCTGCAAGTGGGAATCGGGTGGTGGTCCTGGACTGGGAGCATGCTCATCTTAACATGCGGTATTGGGATTTGTATCATCTCTTGGATCTTTCCCATCCTTTATTTCCTAAGACAGTCACCTCGGATTTGCGTGAAAAGGCGCTTGACGGCTATTTAGCAGCTGTCGACCAAACAGGGAGAAGGCTTGAGCGGGGGGCTTTTAAAAAGGATTATTACACATTTTCAGCGATCTTCTCGCTATGGATGCTTCTTTTAATCGAAAAGGACTTGAAAAATCCCCCAGAAAAATGGCCAAAGGAGTGCCTGCTTGCACAATGGGATGAAACGTTGACCGCGCTGATTCAATGTGCCGAACGGTTGGAATAGCCATTTGAATTTTTTTGGGCGTTCGGTGGCCTAACGCAGAAGAAGGATTGGGTTATGAACTTTCTCCCTCCTCGTTTTGCCAGCCCTTGCAAACATCGATCCAGTCCTTTGCCGAGGAAAAGGTACTCAAATCATCTAGATTCAGTTCAATGGCTGAATGTCGGCTTCCGCAAGCGGGAAAGACGGTATGAAATCGCTTGAGTGAGACATCTAGGTAAACATCCAAATCATGCGCGAGCCCAAAAGGACAGACACCGCCGATAGCATGTCCGGTCTGTTCTAGCACCTCCTCAGGACTTAGCATGCGTGCTTTCATTCCAAAAAAGTGACGAAACTTTTTATTATCAATTTTAGCATCCCCTGCTGCCACTACTAGGACTGCCAGATCATCAGAGCCTCTAAATGATAAGGTTTTAGCGATCCGCTCAGGCTCCACGCCAATGGTAGCGGCGGCTTCTTCAACGGTTGCACTGGAAGAATCAAATTCCATAATATCATTCTCACGGTTCCACTTTTGAAAATGGGCTTTCACACTTTCTAAAGACATGGCGTTCTCCCTTTCGTTCGTTAATAAAGAAAAGCGGCTAAGTATGAAAAACGATTCTCCCAAGTGGAAGAATCGTTTTGACGCTATTCCCGCAACTTGAATCAATCGGAGCGACAGGATTTGAACCTGCGACCTCTACACCCCCAGTGTAGCGCTCGTACCAAGCTGAGCCACGCCCCGGCATCATAATCTTATCTTACCAATTTATTAGACGGACATCAAGCGAATGATTCTGAAAGTTTAATTATCTCTTGGGGTGTTTTCAAGAGCTAATGGGAGTCTGATTGTTTGTAAGTGGGGTCTTTGAAAAAAGGGGTTCAGGTCAAAGTAAATTGAGCTTCCCCATGTTATAAGGTTTTTTCATCAGTTATAATGAATGAGAATTCTTGGATAGCCCAACTTGAGAGGATCAAATTTGTCAATCCGAGTCAAGCTTCTCAGGTGACGGGCAAATTGAAAGGCTGCAGAAGTAGAAATAGATTTAAAAAAAGGGGAGAAAAGCATGGTTAAGCGTTTTTTTTCGTATTATGTCCCGCATCGGCGACTGTTCATTATGGACTTCACTTGTGCGATTATTGTTGCTATTCTAGAACTGGGGTTTCCGCTTGCGGTTCAATGGTTTATCGATTCTCTGTTGCCGCATGGGAATTGGTCTACCATTGTATCAGTGAGTGCCGGACTGCTTGCACTCTATGTCGTCAGCACGTTCTTACAATTTATCGTGAGCTATTGGGGACATATGCTTGGAATTAATATTGAAACAGATATGAGACAAGAGTTGTTTGAACATGTTCAGAAGCAATCCTTTAAGTTTTTTGATAACGTGAAGACGGGGCATATTATGAGTCGAATTACCAATGACCTGTTTGATATAGGAGAGCTTGCTCATCATGGACCAGAGGATCTCTTTATTACGATTATGACGATTCTTGGTGCCTTTTTAATCATGCTCAGAATTAATATGACTTTGGCTCTTGTGACGGTTTGTGTATTGCCTTTTCTCACTCTATTGATTGTGATTTGTAATTTGAAAATGAATAAATCGTGGGATCGGATGTATGAGGATATTGGGAATGTGAATGCACGGGTAGAGGACAGTGTTTCCGGAGCCCGAGTTGTTCAGTCGTTTACGAATGAGCGCCATGAGATTTCCCTTTTCCGTAAGAATAATCAGACGTATCGAAAAGCCAAGCTTGGCGCTTATTTTACCATGTCCTATAGTGACGCAGGTATTTATATGTTGACTCGCTTTATGATGCTTATTGTCCTGGTGCTCGGGGCTTGGCTGAGCTTTAAGCACAGACTTTCTTATGGGGAACTGGTGAGTTTTGTTTTATATGTAAACGTATTGTTCAAGCCAGTTGATAAAATCAGTGCGTTAATGGAGCTTTATCCAAGAGGCATGGCAGGGTTTAAGCGATTCATGGACTTGTTAAGAGAAGAACCAGAGGTCGTCAATCGTGAGAATGCCATCGAGGCTTCCGAATTAAAAGGTGACATTCAGTTTGAGCACGTCCGATTCCAATATGATGATAATAAACCGGTGTTGAAAGGAATTGACCTAAGGATTCAAGCGGGAGAAACGGTTGCATTTGTCGGCCCGTCTGGAGCAGGGAAAAGTACGATTTGCACACTCATCCCTCGTTTTTATGATGTGAATGAAGGACGGATTACGATAGATGGAATTGATGTTCGTGATATGACGAAGGAATCCCTTCGTTCGCAGATTGGGATTGTTCAGCAGGACGTGTTCCTTTTTACAGGCACATTAAGGGAAAATATTGCTTATGGGAAGTTGAACGCGACAGATGAGGACATACAGGATGCGGCAAGACGAGCCCATCTGGAGGAGTTTATTCATTCCTTGCCGGACGGCTATGAGACCCAAATCGGGGAAAGAGGTCTGAAACTCTCAGGCGGTCAAAAGCAACGTATTGCCATCGCACGCATGTTCTTGAAGAATCCACCCATTTTGATTTTAGATGAAGCAACCTCTGCTCTGGATACCGAGACCGAAATGATTATTCAAAGTGCTTTGAATGAGCTTGCTAAGAATCGAACAACCTTGATTATTGCCCATCGACTGGCAACGATTCGACACGCGGACCGAATCGTTGTCGTCACAGAGGACGGGATTGCAGAGGAAGGCCGTCATGATGAATTAGTGGAAAAAGGCGGTGTGTTCGCAAACCTTCATCGTTTCCAGTACCAAATGCAATAATGAGAATAAAAGGGAGAGAGGCCGTGCCCTAGGAAAGCGATGTAGTTTAACTAGCGTTTCATAACTGACTTAACTTATAAATGAAAAACCGAACCCATCACGTTAAAGGTGTGAATAGGTTCGGTTTTTTCTATTCGTCAACTACTTCTCTGTCCCAGCCTCTTATAGTTTATTTTTCGTGACAAACGTCTAATTCCTAAAGGACAGGGTTCGTTCACTTTGGTTTAAGAATATAGTATATCTGACCATAGAATTTCTTTAGACTATTTCTATAAATATAGATCGTACAAAGTCGGAGGGAGAGCGATGATTGGAGACAATACAAGCAAAAACAGGGGAATGGAAATAGGTATTTATTCTTTAGCCGACTTATCCCCCAATCCTCATACTGGGAAGGCAATCAGTGCCGACCAGCGGCTTGAAGAACTCATTCAAGCGGCAAAACTTGCTGATGAAGCAGGCTTGGATGTTTTTGGATTAGGTGAGCATCACCGTTTAGATTATGCTATTTCGACTCCTGTAGTAGCTCTTTCAGCTATCTCACAAGTGACGAAACAGATCAAACTTACAAGCGCGACGACTGTCTTAAATACAGTGGACCCTGTTAGACTGTTTGAAGAATTTGCAACGCTTGATATTTTATCCAAAGGAAGGGCAGAGATTATTGCCGGTCGCGGGGCATTTGGCGAAGCTTTTTCATTGTTTGGCTATGACCGATCGCATTATGACCAATTATTTGAGGAACATCTGGATTTACTTCAGAAGCTAAATACATCCAAAAAAGTAACGTGGAGCGGGCGCTATCGAACACCCCTTCATGATGCAGAAATTGCCCCTCGCCCTGCCCAGAAAAAGATTCCTATATGGGTTGGCGTAGGAGGAACGCTTGAGAGTGCTTCCAGAGCAGGCCGATATGGAGCGGGCTTAGCGATGGGGATTTTGTTAGGAGACTGGCAACGCTTCAAGGCGCTCGCGGACCTTTACCGGCAGGCGGGTCAACAAGCAGGTTATTCGCCGACTGAATTACAAGTGGGCGTGACCGGTCATGCGTTTATTGGAAAGACGACTCAACAAGCGCTTGATGAGTATTATCCCTATCACGCTAATTATTGGATGACGCTGAATCAGCAACTGGGTAAGCCGACAACACCAGCGATCCGTGACGAATTCAATTTTCAAGCCTCACCCGATCAAGCCTTATTTGTAGGAAGCCCTCAGCAGGTAACGGAAAAAATTTTGCGCCAATATGAAGCGTTTGGGCATCGGCGTTTCTTAGCCCAGATCGACATTGGCGGCATGCCTTTTAAAACAGTTGCCAAGAATATTGAGCTTTTAGCCACCGAGGTTGCTCCTGCCGTAAGAAAAGCAACCCAGTCATAATTTTAAACAGGGTGGTTTGGCAAAACTTACTTATAAAGGGGCCTTAGCCAATTTCTCGAGGCTCCTTTTTATAAATCCGTAATCGGTTCAATAGGTGATATATCCTAGACTAAAGCTGCTCAGGCAATCGAAAGCCATCTCCAATTTTTAGCGAGCCCAGAAACACGGTGGCCTATGAATTATTTGAAGGGACTCGTTTTAGTGAAGGACTGGTTGGACCGGTTACTTTGCTGCTGAATAGTCTCTTTTTTCATTTGAGGGGGGTTTTTGTTAGGTGAATAGGAGCATTTTACATGTAGGGATGTCCTTGTATCGATTCAAGAAACGCGGGCATCCCTTGTTTCTTAGTGAGCTAACTTACTTGCTTTTATTTTTCTGGACTCTAATAAAGTTCAGCCCAACTAGTGTAAGCCCCCCCATGAAGCATGCAAAAACGGCCATGTAAGCACCGTCGGTCATTAGCCCTCACCTCCAAATTGAATCATCATCTTAGGAATTCCCCAAGTGGGTTGAAAACATTAGTGACGGGGTGCAAAGAGGATGATCGAGGCGCCGATTAGGCACACTGCTGCACCGATCCAATCATAACTATCGGGTGTTTTTTTATCGATCCACCAGCCCCATAAGATGGATAGGAAGATAAAAACACCGCCATAAGCGGCGTACACACGGCCGAAGGAAGGAAAAGCTTGGAAGGCAGCAATAATTCCATACAGGATGAGACTAATACCGCCTAATAGGCCTATGTAAAGCGGGTATCCGTCCTTAATCCACAGCCAGATCAAATAACCGCCGCCAATCTCAGTTATACCGGCTAATATAAATAAACCCATTGCCATGAACACTAAAGCGGCCTCCTTAATTAACTATCTCAGTTTATAGTCTAATCGAACTGGCTATATATGTCCTCCCAATGAAATGTTTATTAAAAAAATAAAAAACAAGCACTCTGATTCAATCAAAGTGCTCGTTTCCTGTTTGACCCACTTAGTTCCACCTGCTGAAAATCAAACCATTAAGGAAGGACATTCCCTGCTGCACGGAAGATTTCATACCATTCCTCACGGGTTAAAGTGATTTCGCTTGCTTTCACACAATCGGCTAAACGGCCCTCATTCATAGTTCCAGTGACAGGCTGCATGTTGGCCGGATGACGAAGGAGCCAGGCAATGGCAATCGTTGTGTTGCTTACATCATATTTCTTAGCGATTTCATCAATTTTTTGATTTAATTCAGGGAACTTGTCGTTATCAAGGAAAACCCCTTCAAAGAAACCATATTGGAAAGGGGACCATGGCTGAATCGTGATGTCATTCAACCGACAATAGTCAAGGATGCTGCCATCACGGTTGACTGCAGAATCGTTTTCCATGTTTACATTGAAGCCTTGTGAGATCATCGTTGAATTGGTAATACTCAACTGAAGCTGATTCGCTACAATCGGCTGTTTGACATATTTTTTTAGCAGGTTAATTTGCATAGGGTTTTGGTTGGAAACGCCGAAGTGGCGAACCTTGCCAGAACTCTCTAATTGATCAAAAGCCTCAGCTACTTCTTCTGGCTCAACCAATGTATCGGGACGGTGGAGTAGAAGGATGTCTAAATAGTCTGTTTTCAAACGCTTTAAAATACCGTCAACCGATGCCAAAATATGTTCTTTGGAGAAATCGAACATTCCTTTATCCGGTCTAATGCCGCATTTAGATTGAAGAATGATTTTTTCTCGGACGTCGTCACTCATATGAATAGCATCTGCAAAAATTTCTTCGCATGTCCCGCCGCCGTAGATATCCGCATGGTCAAAGAAATTGGCTCCAAGATCAAGTGCCTTCTGAACAAAACGTTCTGCTTGAGCTTTCTCCAGTGAATTTAAGCGCATGCAGCCTACTGCCACTACCGGTACTTCTAGATTACTAGTCCCAAGTTTAATCGTTCTCAACGCTCATTCCTCCTACTGATAGTCCGCCAAATAGCTAAACTTCACAGCCTAAAGCGGTTTCATTTTTGTATGTAAATCAATGGATGCCTCCATCCTTTATAATTGTGGCACAGAACAGGGAGGAATGACAAGGCGAATGCACTAAAGAAGTGTTAGTTAGCCTTTATTCGTTTTATTGTGAGAGCTGATCCTGTGTAACAAGTTGTTTGTTGGCGTACAAAAGTGTCGGTTGATGAAAAAGAAAGTGAACGACTCTAAGGCTAAGGGTGAGGGGCCGTCGTGCCTTGCTGCTTAATCCCATTATAAAGAGTCCTGGGGCTCTAGCCTTTGAATCTCAACGTCTTGCACGCCATGAAACTGAGCGAATGCCACCAAAGCTTGTGACAGTTTATTCTTAAGTGCAGAGGTGACCTTGATAGAAGGTTCAAGGTGCAGGAAACGGATGATGAGCTTGCCTTCTTTCCGATCGAGCAACGGGTCGACACGGCCAATAAGCTGATTACCATACAGGATGGGCATGGCGTACGGCCCGAATCGGCGCTTTACTTGAGGCGTGTAAATCTCCCATTTGTAATCAAAGTCGAAAAGATCCTGTACACGTTCACGGCTCCAGAGCAGGTTATCTAGAGGCGGTAAAAGGGTGATGGGGCCAATGGGCGAGCGAGATGACGAGGTGTTTGAAAGCTCCACAAGCCGTTCGGCATCTTCTGATAAGATAAAGTAGGGACGTTTGACACCAAATATTTCCAAGGGTATCAACAGCCCTTTTTGGACGCGGTGTTGGACCTCCGCTTGGCGCTTGGCAGCAGGCATCACATCCCAGCCAAAACGGGAATCTCGAGGATCGACGACTCGGTAAGCTCTTATGTATTTATCAATGAGTGCCTCTCGCGCCTTGTCAGTATCAATAGAATGGGCTTTTTCTAATAAATCCTTTGGAAGTGTCTGCTCAGTGATTCCAAAAAAGCGTTCGGTGCCTGAACGTTTGACGACACGAATCAGATCCGCATCGACTAGCAGATTGAGCGCATGAGAAGTTTCCTTTGTCTTAGGAGCTTGGTTGTCCCAATAACCATGGACTTTTGCTTCCGACTTAAAAACGCGTGAAGGGAGCGGCCCTTCTTTTTCCAACTGATCCATGATTCTTTTTACAACCTCTTTCATGGCATCTAATTCGGCTTTAACACGATTAAAGCGGCGCTCGCGAATCGTCTTGAAGAGGGGATAATCCTCAATAGGTAGGGTGCAGGCAGCATTAGCCCAGTATTCAAAGAGCCTTCCCTCGGAAAGAAGGGTGTCCAGTTGGTCAGGTTGAAACCCGGGAATGCGTGCCGCAAGTACGAGATTCTGATTGCGCTCGACCACTGACACGGGATCTAGCTGAACGCATTCTAGCTGCTTGATCACTTTTTCAATAGTATCAAGTGAAGGGCGTCTCTTAACCGTTTTTTTTACTGAAGGAAGAAGCCCTTGTCTCTCAAGAAGAAATCGCCTAATGGCTAACTTGTCCACCTTGAGTGTTGTCATAAATGTCACCACTTCTGTCATAAATAGTTA
This region includes:
- a CDS encoding LLM class flavin-dependent oxidoreductase gives rise to the protein MIGDNTSKNRGMEIGIYSLADLSPNPHTGKAISADQRLEELIQAAKLADEAGLDVFGLGEHHRLDYAISTPVVALSAISQVTKQIKLTSATTVLNTVDPVRLFEEFATLDILSKGRAEIIAGRGAFGEAFSLFGYDRSHYDQLFEEHLDLLQKLNTSKKVTWSGRYRTPLHDAEIAPRPAQKKIPIWVGVGGTLESASRAGRYGAGLAMGILLGDWQRFKALADLYRQAGQQAGYSPTELQVGVTGHAFIGKTTQQALDEYYPYHANYWMTLNQQLGKPTTPAIRDEFNFQASPDQALFVGSPQQVTEKILRQYEAFGHRRFLAQIDIGGMPFKTVAKNIELLATEVAPAVRKATQS
- a CDS encoding crosslink repair DNA glycosylase YcaQ family protein gives rise to the protein MTTLKVDKLAIRRFLLERQGLLPSVKKTVKRRPSLDTIEKVIKQLECVQLDPVSVVERNQNLVLAARIPGFQPDQLDTLLSEGRLFEYWANAACTLPIEDYPLFKTIRERRFNRVKAELDAMKEVVKRIMDQLEKEGPLPSRVFKSEAKVHGYWDNQAPKTKETSHALNLLVDADLIRVVKRSGTERFFGITEQTLPKDLLEKAHSIDTDKAREALIDKYIRAYRVVDPRDSRFGWDVMPAAKRQAEVQHRVQKGLLIPLEIFGVKRPYFILSEDAERLVELSNTSSSRSPIGPITLLPPLDNLLWSRERVQDLFDFDYKWEIYTPQVKRRFGPYAMPILYGNQLIGRVDPLLDRKEGKLIIRFLHLEPSIKVTSALKNKLSQALVAFAQFHGVQDVEIQRLEPQDSL
- a CDS encoding YbaK/EbsC family protein, which encodes MSLESVKAHFQKWNRENDIMEFDSSSATVEEAAATIGVEPERIAKTLSFRGSDDLAVLVVAAGDAKIDNKKFRHFFGMKARMLSPEEVLEQTGHAIGGVCPFGLAHDLDVYLDVSLKRFHTVFPACGSRHSAIELNLDDLSTFSSAKDWIDVCKGWQNEEGESS
- a CDS encoding YnfA family protein, producing the protein MFMAMGLFILAGITEIGGGYLIWLWIKDGYPLYIGLLGGISLILYGIIAAFQAFPSFGRVYAAYGGVFIFLSILWGWWIDKKTPDSYDWIGAAVCLIGASIILFAPRH
- a CDS encoding aminoglycoside phosphotransferase family protein, with the protein product MGNIMECVLPEGYLNENSLFRCETLYVGTNGRKVERFFLTPTESYIFKPLTNPSQFGKERWIYEQVLPDLKVPAPKIVAASQSDKPEHSWIIFEDMGALTHQFEEKSVLQMAKTIAHWHAFPIDHLKVSGLLGPKPPIAEMIETLLAEKRNRLNSSSFKPYQSVIAKVFKHLNDSLSQELVFSHGDLHLGNYAASGNRVVVLDWEHAHLNMRYWDLYHLLDLSHPLFPKTVTSDLREKALDGYLAAVDQTGRRLERGAFKKDYYTFSAIFSLWMLLLIEKDLKNPPEKWPKECLLAQWDETLTALIQCAERLE
- a CDS encoding aldo/keto reductase family oxidoreductase, producing the protein MRTIKLGTSNLEVPVVAVGCMRLNSLEKAQAERFVQKALDLGANFFDHADIYGGGTCEEIFADAIHMSDDVREKIILQSKCGIRPDKGMFDFSKEHILASVDGILKRLKTDYLDILLLHRPDTLVEPEEVAEAFDQLESSGKVRHFGVSNQNPMQINLLKKYVKQPIVANQLQLSITNSTMISQGFNVNMENDSAVNRDGSILDYCRLNDITIQPWSPFQYGFFEGVFLDNDKFPELNQKIDEIAKKYDVSNTTIAIAWLLRHPANMQPVTGTMNEGRLADCVKASEITLTREEWYEIFRAAGNVLP
- a CDS encoding ABC transporter ATP-binding protein, with protein sequence MVKRFFSYYVPHRRLFIMDFTCAIIVAILELGFPLAVQWFIDSLLPHGNWSTIVSVSAGLLALYVVSTFLQFIVSYWGHMLGINIETDMRQELFEHVQKQSFKFFDNVKTGHIMSRITNDLFDIGELAHHGPEDLFITIMTILGAFLIMLRINMTLALVTVCVLPFLTLLIVICNLKMNKSWDRMYEDIGNVNARVEDSVSGARVVQSFTNERHEISLFRKNNQTYRKAKLGAYFTMSYSDAGIYMLTRFMMLIVLVLGAWLSFKHRLSYGELVSFVLYVNVLFKPVDKISALMELYPRGMAGFKRFMDLLREEPEVVNRENAIEASELKGDIQFEHVRFQYDDNKPVLKGIDLRIQAGETVAFVGPSGAGKSTICTLIPRFYDVNEGRITIDGIDVRDMTKESLRSQIGIVQQDVFLFTGTLRENIAYGKLNATDEDIQDAARRAHLEEFIHSLPDGYETQIGERGLKLSGGQKQRIAIARMFLKNPPILILDEATSALDTETEMIIQSALNELAKNRTTLIIAHRLATIRHADRIVVVTEDGIAEEGRHDELVEKGGVFANLHRFQYQMQ